The following coding sequences lie in one Arthrobacter sp. SLBN-122 genomic window:
- a CDS encoding MFS transporter, producing the protein MTTRTNSPQATADGATVDPDQLRRATLASSVGSALEYYDFYIYGLASALIFGPLFFAPLGESGAVIASFATYGVGFAARPFGGVVFGYIGDRFGRKMVLILTIGLMGLSSCAIGLLPTFEQAGMLGAVLLVSLRILQGLGAGAEQAGATTLISEVAPRRRRGFFASLPFVGIQLGTLLGAGTFALMALADKATLQAWLWRVPFLASVVLIAIAVFIRLRLKETPVFQELEKHKAVAKNPVGQIWKHSKKNVLIGIGLRMGENGNSSIYSALLVSFISMPAGVFAGDKFIGPTGLLIAAGFAAVMVVTFGALSDRFGRVPVYRYGALFQAVIALPAFYLVTLGNVTLVWIVMVLGIALGVQAMLGPQCALLPELFGSQHRFTGVALSRELSAVLAGGFAPMIGVALLAATNHSWLVPAIYSLALATISFITTFFTPETNGRDLVVVEDAA; encoded by the coding sequence GTGACAACTCGTACTAACTCACCGCAGGCCACCGCGGACGGCGCCACCGTCGATCCGGACCAGCTGCGAAGGGCAACTCTTGCCAGTTCCGTGGGCTCCGCCCTGGAGTACTACGACTTTTACATCTACGGCCTTGCCTCGGCCCTGATCTTCGGCCCGCTCTTCTTCGCACCACTGGGTGAGAGTGGAGCAGTCATCGCCTCCTTCGCCACCTACGGCGTCGGCTTCGCCGCCCGGCCCTTCGGCGGCGTGGTGTTCGGCTACATTGGCGACCGGTTCGGCCGGAAGATGGTGCTGATCCTGACCATCGGCCTCATGGGCCTGTCCAGCTGCGCCATAGGCCTCCTGCCCACCTTCGAACAGGCGGGAATGCTGGGGGCTGTGCTCCTGGTGAGCCTGCGCATCCTGCAGGGCCTGGGCGCCGGTGCCGAGCAGGCAGGCGCCACGACCCTCATCTCGGAGGTGGCCCCGCGCCGCCGTCGTGGTTTCTTCGCCTCCCTGCCGTTCGTTGGCATCCAGCTGGGCACCCTGCTGGGTGCGGGGACCTTTGCCCTGATGGCGCTGGCGGACAAGGCAACCCTGCAGGCCTGGCTGTGGCGCGTACCATTCCTGGCAAGCGTCGTCCTGATCGCGATCGCCGTCTTCATCAGGCTCCGGCTCAAAGAGACCCCGGTCTTCCAGGAACTCGAGAAGCACAAGGCCGTGGCCAAAAATCCCGTAGGCCAGATCTGGAAGCACTCCAAGAAGAACGTGCTGATAGGCATTGGCCTGCGGATGGGGGAAAACGGCAACTCCTCCATCTACTCCGCGCTTCTGGTGTCCTTTATCAGCATGCCGGCAGGTGTCTTCGCCGGCGACAAGTTCATCGGCCCCACGGGCCTGTTGATTGCCGCAGGCTTCGCTGCGGTCATGGTTGTTACCTTCGGCGCCCTGTCCGACCGTTTCGGCAGGGTTCCCGTCTACCGCTACGGCGCACTCTTCCAGGCCGTTATCGCCTTGCCGGCCTTCTACCTGGTCACGCTGGGCAACGTCACCCTGGTGTGGATCGTCATGGTGTTGGGCATCGCCCTTGGCGTCCAGGCCATGCTTGGCCCGCAGTGCGCCCTGCTGCCGGAGCTCTTTGGCTCCCAGCACCGCTTCACCGGAGTGGCCCTCAGCCGCGAACTGTCCGCCGTACTCGCCGGAGGATTCGCACCCATGATCGGCGTTGCCCTCCTCGCCGCAACCAACCACTCCTGGCTGGTCCCGGCAATCTACTCGCTGGCCCTGGCAACAATCTCGTTCATCACCACCTTCTTCACCCCGGAAACGAATGGCCGCGACCTGGTGGTCGTGGAGGACGCCGCCTAA
- a CDS encoding IclR family transcriptional regulator, protein MADSPIPASSDKPGTASPAPAVTRAAAVLDALAASATGRLTLSDLSREVGIPKSSTSNLLLALEEARLVSRQGAEFTLGRKLVELGAAYLGRMDEVQEFYRYCEQASVLSRETVRIAMLDGNNVIYLARYEGHPAVRLTSNIGDKMPVSLCAVGKALIARLNVHDIEEMFPDDAELPVLTPKSLRTGTELKAQLREIREQGFAFEDEESTTGVVCLAVAVPTRGAHGPSLGLSVTALKATYTPEQGSQIVKELQELAHSLGNPMG, encoded by the coding sequence ATGGCCGATTCCCCCATTCCCGCTTCATCCGATAAACCGGGAACCGCTTCTCCGGCTCCCGCCGTCACGCGCGCCGCAGCCGTCCTGGATGCCCTGGCCGCATCGGCAACCGGCCGGCTGACACTGAGCGACCTGTCGCGCGAAGTCGGAATTCCCAAGTCATCCACCTCCAACCTCCTGCTGGCCCTGGAGGAGGCGCGCCTGGTCAGCAGGCAGGGCGCGGAGTTCACCCTTGGCCGCAAACTGGTGGAACTGGGTGCCGCCTACCTGGGCCGCATGGACGAAGTCCAGGAGTTTTACCGTTACTGCGAACAAGCCTCCGTCCTTTCCCGCGAGACGGTCCGGATCGCCATGCTGGACGGAAACAACGTCATTTACCTTGCCCGGTACGAGGGACACCCCGCGGTCCGGCTCACCTCCAACATCGGGGACAAGATGCCCGTGTCCCTCTGCGCAGTGGGCAAGGCGCTGATCGCCCGGCTGAACGTGCACGACATTGAGGAGATGTTCCCCGATGACGCAGAACTGCCCGTCCTCACGCCAAAATCCCTGCGGACGGGCACGGAACTGAAGGCCCAGCTGCGGGAAATCCGCGAGCAGGGCTTCGCCTTCGAGGATGAAGAATCCACCACCGGCGTGGTCTGCCTGGCCGTCGCCGTCCCCACGCGGGGCGCGCACGGTCCCAGCCTGGGCCTGTCCGTAACGGCGCTCAAGGCCACCTACACGCCGGAACAGGGTTCCCAGATAGTCAAGGAGCTGCAGGAGCTGGCCCACTCGCTGGGCAACCCGATGGGCTAA
- a CDS encoding fumarylacetoacetate hydrolase family protein, with the protein MRIARIQTAAGPQYAVERAGEWHHIADPFAQTLSYTGDATAHSEATFLAPVTPAVVLGIGHNRTLNDHPLPIQAWHKSVHTVAGPGDAIAAVRDQGVVNAEGELAVVIGRTATNLTAENALAHVLGYTCVNDVTNVDQNAVDERNFQGKAGVNYTPLGPWIETGLPDPEKVAIDVYVNGTPKATSGTFNLPSTVVDCLIYVTSWLTLEPGDVVMTGAPGTAVPVTPGDRVDVVVEEIGTLSSAVA; encoded by the coding sequence ATGCGCATCGCCAGAATCCAAACGGCAGCAGGCCCGCAGTATGCAGTTGAACGGGCCGGGGAATGGCACCATATCGCCGACCCGTTCGCACAAACCCTCAGCTACACCGGCGACGCCACCGCACACAGCGAGGCCACGTTCCTCGCCCCGGTGACGCCCGCCGTCGTCCTGGGCATTGGCCACAACCGGACCTTGAATGACCACCCCCTGCCCATCCAGGCGTGGCACAAGTCCGTCCACACGGTCGCCGGCCCGGGTGACGCCATCGCCGCAGTCCGGGACCAAGGCGTGGTCAATGCCGAGGGTGAACTCGCAGTCGTGATCGGCAGGACAGCCACCAACCTGACTGCGGAGAATGCCCTGGCGCACGTCCTCGGCTACACCTGCGTCAATGACGTCACCAACGTGGACCAGAACGCGGTGGACGAGCGGAACTTCCAGGGCAAGGCGGGCGTCAATTACACGCCCCTGGGCCCCTGGATAGAAACCGGACTCCCGGATCCCGAGAAGGTGGCCATCGACGTCTACGTCAACGGGACACCCAAGGCCACCTCCGGGACCTTCAACCTGCCCTCCACGGTGGTGGACTGCCTCATCTACGTCACTTCATGGCTGACGCTGGAACCCGGCGACGTGGTGATGACCGGAGCGCCCGGCACCGCGGTACCCGTGACGCCCGGCGACCGGGTGGACGTTGTGGTGGAGGAAATCGGAACCCTGAGCAGCGCCGTGGCCTGA
- a CDS encoding D-2-hydroxyacid dehydrogenase, producing the protein MTSPKTVAIAVPLEAELVDQIRAVDPSITVLYQPDLLPPERFPADHTGDPGFKRTNEQEERYWAMLNSAEVLYGFPNENPEGLARIARENPRLQWVHAMAAGAGGAVKASGLSQDVLQKFKITTSAGVHALPLAEFAAMGILNGFKRSAELAQDQAAKAWPSLRVPTRLVNGSNLVISGLGEIGLETARIARALGMKVSGSKRTVEPIDGIDLVVDNAGLPALLATADAVVNTLPGTAYTEKLFNRDLFAAMKPGTTFVNVGRGTVVDEDALLDALDNGQVGYACLDVFAVEPLPQDSPLWNHPKVMVSPHTSALSAAENRLITERFCTNLRTFLDGGDLPHLVDTVHFY; encoded by the coding sequence ATGACTTCCCCTAAGACCGTGGCCATCGCCGTCCCGCTCGAAGCAGAGCTTGTGGACCAGATCCGCGCCGTTGATCCGTCCATAACGGTCCTCTACCAGCCGGACCTCCTGCCGCCTGAACGTTTTCCGGCCGACCACACGGGGGATCCCGGCTTCAAACGGACGAATGAACAGGAAGAGCGCTACTGGGCAATGCTCAACAGCGCCGAGGTGCTCTACGGCTTTCCCAACGAAAACCCTGAGGGTCTGGCCCGCATCGCCCGGGAAAATCCAAGGCTGCAATGGGTCCATGCCATGGCGGCCGGGGCGGGCGGAGCAGTCAAGGCATCAGGGCTCAGCCAGGATGTCCTGCAGAAGTTCAAGATCACCACCTCCGCCGGGGTCCACGCCCTGCCCCTCGCAGAGTTCGCAGCGATGGGAATCCTCAACGGCTTCAAGCGCAGCGCCGAACTTGCCCAGGACCAGGCGGCGAAGGCCTGGCCCAGCCTCCGGGTCCCCACCCGGCTGGTCAACGGATCAAACCTGGTCATCAGCGGCCTCGGTGAAATCGGACTGGAAACCGCCCGGATCGCCCGGGCGCTGGGAATGAAAGTCAGCGGCAGCAAGCGGACCGTGGAGCCCATCGACGGGATAGACCTGGTTGTGGACAACGCCGGTCTTCCCGCCCTCCTGGCCACGGCAGACGCCGTCGTCAACACCCTGCCCGGCACCGCCTACACGGAGAAGCTGTTCAACCGGGACCTGTTCGCCGCCATGAAGCCCGGGACCACCTTCGTCAACGTAGGCCGCGGAACCGTGGTGGACGAGGATGCGCTGCTGGACGCACTGGACAACGGCCAGGTGGGCTACGCCTGCCTTGACGTCTTCGCCGTGGAACCACTGCCGCAGGACAGCCCCCTGTGGAACCACCCCAAGGTCATGGTCTCGCCCCACACCTCAGCACTCAGCGCCGCCGAAAACCGCCTCATCACCGAACGGTTCTGCACCAACCTCCGGACGTTCCTCGACGGCGGGGACCTCCCCCACCTCGTGGACACCGTCCACTTCTACTAA
- a CDS encoding putative quinol monooxygenase, with amino-acid sequence MPANQDRRVLYAEFTALPGHADAVETLINDLARQVREEPANILFIAHRETEHPERFFVYEEYKDAAAFEAHINASYGATFNEALAPLILEDRSQLTWLNRL; translated from the coding sequence ATGCCCGCAAACCAGGATCGGCGGGTGCTCTACGCAGAGTTCACCGCATTGCCTGGACACGCAGACGCCGTGGAGACACTCATCAATGACCTGGCACGGCAGGTTCGTGAGGAACCTGCAAACATCCTCTTTATCGCACATCGGGAGACAGAACACCCCGAACGATTCTTCGTTTATGAAGAGTACAAAGACGCCGCAGCCTTCGAAGCCCACATCAACGCCAGCTATGGAGCGACGTTCAACGAAGCACTCGCACCACTGATCCTCGAGGACAGGTCGCAACTCACTTGGCTTAACCGCCTCTGA
- a CDS encoding carbohydrate kinase family protein encodes MASLELPAPDRSGNIITTVGESLVDRIRSQESGPALSDHVGGSPLNVAVGCARLGVQTRLVTHFGNDDHGHLIAQHLKDNGVEVLTGGTAPTSTATATVDPDGSATYEFSLDWDLANGTLAASAAIETSSHLHTGSIATMLMPGARTVHTLLRDAREKATISYDPNCRPTIIQDVGFARRQAERFIGISDVVKASDEDLQWLYPDVSADMAMQHLLELGPALVILTRGALGPVALTRQSRIELPAYTIVVADTVGAGDSFMAALIAALDQLDLLGSSKRDDLMRLDRERLLPILRYATKASGITCSRVGANPPRLDEIGTATCPASVPQLQIRRAENHNAAHASS; translated from the coding sequence ATGGCGTCCCTCGAACTCCCCGCACCCGACAGGAGCGGGAACATCATTACGACAGTTGGAGAGTCTCTCGTGGATCGAATTCGATCCCAAGAAAGCGGCCCGGCACTTAGTGATCACGTTGGTGGAAGTCCACTGAACGTTGCAGTGGGGTGCGCACGACTTGGGGTACAAACCCGGCTCGTCACGCATTTCGGCAATGACGACCACGGCCACCTGATTGCCCAGCACCTCAAGGACAACGGCGTAGAAGTATTGACCGGGGGAACAGCTCCCACCTCCACAGCCACAGCCACCGTCGACCCTGATGGCAGCGCCACCTACGAATTTTCCCTTGACTGGGACCTGGCAAACGGCACGCTGGCAGCATCGGCCGCCATCGAAACATCCTCCCACCTGCACACCGGATCAATAGCCACAATGCTTATGCCGGGTGCACGGACCGTTCACACCCTGCTACGCGACGCCAGGGAAAAGGCAACCATCAGCTACGACCCAAACTGCCGGCCTACCATCATCCAGGATGTTGGTTTTGCCCGCAGACAAGCGGAGCGCTTCATCGGGATCAGCGACGTCGTGAAGGCTAGTGATGAAGACCTGCAGTGGCTGTACCCGGACGTAAGTGCTGACATGGCCATGCAGCATTTGCTGGAACTAGGACCAGCACTTGTCATCCTGACTCGCGGCGCTCTGGGACCTGTCGCCCTCACCCGACAATCCCGTATCGAGCTGCCCGCATATACCATCGTAGTGGCCGACACTGTGGGTGCCGGTGACTCGTTTATGGCAGCACTTATCGCTGCCCTCGACCAATTGGACCTCCTCGGCTCATCCAAGCGCGACGACCTCATGAGGCTTGACCGCGAACGTCTGCTCCCCATCCTGCGCTACGCGACCAAAGCCTCCGGCATCACCTGCTCACGCGTCGGTGCCAATCCTCCACGCCTCGACGAAATAGGAACCGCAACCTGTCCTGCCTCAGTCCCACAACTGCAAATCCGGCGGGCCGAAAATCACAACGCCGCCCACGCCTCGAGTTAG
- a CDS encoding glycoside hydrolase family 172 protein yields the protein MTIAWATMPRGVSSRSINAENFTGLPGQGAKASSNLGPGRKGSAWIKIPSGTTATLADIEGPGVIRHIWLTVDHRTDAGPFVLRDLVLRMYWDNSETPSVEVPLGDFFCNGFAQRALVTSEPIVVAPTGGMNSFIPMPFREGARITIENQHGGELTHFFYQIDYTIGDDVADAMYFHAQWRRSNGNLPLGQDHVILDGVQGRGKYLGTYVALASLQRYWWGEGEVKFYVDDDTDYPTLCSTGLEDYAGGAWAFQDELRSVPDPKILTFNAPYFGYPFHETVDRTKAAPFHPGMPPMHGIYRWHIPDPIYFQERLRVAVQQIGTWDHGGLFERSDDISTTAYWYQDGVNQVLPELPVAQHRWPR from the coding sequence GTGACCATCGCATGGGCCACTATGCCTCGCGGCGTCAGCAGCCGCTCCATCAACGCCGAAAACTTCACAGGCTTGCCCGGGCAGGGAGCGAAAGCCTCCTCAAACCTCGGCCCCGGCCGGAAGGGCTCGGCTTGGATCAAGATCCCCTCGGGCACGACGGCCACACTCGCCGACATCGAAGGACCTGGCGTCATCCGGCACATCTGGCTGACCGTGGACCACCGAACCGACGCCGGCCCGTTTGTCCTCCGCGATCTCGTCCTACGCATGTACTGGGACAACTCCGAAACCCCCAGCGTCGAAGTCCCCCTGGGAGACTTCTTCTGCAACGGGTTCGCCCAGAGAGCGCTCGTCACCTCAGAACCTATTGTGGTTGCGCCAACCGGTGGCATGAACAGCTTCATACCGATGCCGTTCCGCGAAGGAGCCCGCATCACGATCGAGAACCAGCACGGAGGAGAACTCACCCACTTCTTCTACCAGATTGACTACACCATCGGCGATGACGTGGCAGATGCCATGTACTTCCACGCACAATGGCGCCGCTCAAACGGCAACCTCCCGCTTGGACAAGACCACGTAATCCTGGACGGCGTCCAAGGGCGCGGAAAGTATCTTGGCACCTACGTAGCCCTTGCTTCCCTGCAGCGCTATTGGTGGGGCGAGGGAGAGGTCAAATTCTACGTAGACGACGACACCGATTACCCCACCCTGTGCAGCACCGGGCTGGAGGACTACGCCGGCGGAGCCTGGGCATTCCAGGATGAGCTACGAAGCGTTCCTGACCCCAAGATCCTCACCTTCAACGCTCCCTACTTCGGCTACCCGTTCCACGAGACCGTTGACCGAACCAAGGCCGCACCCTTCCACCCAGGGATGCCTCCCATGCATGGCATCTACCGTTGGCACATCCCGGACCCCATCTACTTCCAGGAGCGCCTACGTGTGGCCGTGCAGCAAATCGGAACCTGGGATCACGGAGGACTGTTCGAACGCAGCGACGACATCTCCACCACCGCCTACTGGTATCAAGACGGCGTGAACCAAGTCCTCCCTGAGCTTCCAGTCGCCCAGCACCGCTGGCCGAGGTAG
- a CDS encoding carbohydrate ABC transporter permease produces MSATQTREKVRLTPTPTQTRAQRRKPSEWVLLTVAVIAGIAILAPFGLIILNAFKSTQDYSSHGPLSWPTSLSIDAFINYLGRVNFGQAFWNSLVISLLVAAIAVVLSLMSAYPLGVGRVKANGIVLAVLLVATMLPHEALIYPLFYGAQATGTFNTVWSVIIVFSVLQAAYGTYLLASVMGAIPEELIEAAQLDGASRWQILWKVLVPILRPSLSVLVVFFFIWTWNEFYIPVVLLADQSSQTIPIALATLRGQHNIDITVLNAGSLMSLLPTLVFFLLFQRTLVRGVAAGAVK; encoded by the coding sequence ATGAGCGCCACACAAACTCGGGAGAAAGTCCGCCTGACGCCCACCCCTACCCAAACCCGAGCGCAGCGCCGGAAACCCAGCGAATGGGTGCTGCTCACCGTGGCTGTCATTGCGGGCATCGCAATTTTGGCGCCCTTCGGCCTGATCATCCTGAACGCCTTCAAGTCCACGCAGGACTACTCAAGCCACGGGCCGCTTAGTTGGCCCACATCCCTGTCCATAGATGCCTTCATCAACTATCTCGGCAGGGTCAACTTCGGCCAGGCCTTCTGGAACTCCCTGGTCATTTCACTGCTCGTAGCAGCGATAGCAGTGGTGCTCTCCCTGATGAGCGCATACCCGCTGGGTGTTGGCCGCGTGAAAGCCAACGGGATTGTCCTGGCGGTGCTGCTGGTGGCCACCATGCTCCCTCACGAGGCCCTGATCTACCCGTTGTTCTACGGCGCGCAGGCCACAGGCACCTTTAACACGGTCTGGAGCGTCATCATTGTCTTCTCCGTCCTGCAAGCGGCATACGGGACGTACCTGCTGGCCAGCGTCATGGGTGCCATTCCCGAGGAATTGATTGAGGCTGCTCAATTGGACGGAGCCAGCCGGTGGCAAATCCTTTGGAAAGTGCTGGTACCCATCCTGCGGCCGAGCCTGTCCGTCCTGGTGGTGTTCTTCTTCATTTGGACCTGGAACGAGTTCTACATTCCGGTGGTGCTCCTGGCCGACCAGTCGTCCCAGACAATACCCATCGCCCTGGCCACCCTCCGCGGGCAGCACAACATCGACATCACAGTGCTTAACGCCGGCTCCCTCATGTCGTTACTGCCGACTCTCGTCTTCTTCCTGCTCTTCCAGCGCACCCTGGTGCGCGGCGTTGCAGCCGGAGCAGTTAAGTAA
- a CDS encoding carbohydrate ABC transporter permease — protein MSNGLAPRLRRPSGYWLYLLPIFIGFLAVVGIPFGTNVYFSLFRWKGGAAPMRWNGLDNYATLFADVEFWTSLRNSIFMVIAMVVIPTVIGLLLAALLTETIGRRFGPRIASFLRATYYLPQILPIAVAGFMWSWILDPSNGAINSFLQSIGMGGPDWLGNPDLAIYAVMLMLVWLQIGYPLVIFMAALSRVDPELYEAAALDGAGKWRQFLAISVPTIRPEIFIVVLTATVAALKVFAPILILTGGGPEGSTVVPSYYAYRNFFELSQVGYGSAISTVMALVIFAIAALMLWWQRRQETI, from the coding sequence GTGAGCAATGGACTGGCGCCACGATTGCGCCGACCGAGCGGCTACTGGCTATATCTCTTGCCGATCTTCATCGGTTTTCTGGCCGTGGTCGGTATCCCCTTTGGAACTAACGTTTATTTCTCTCTTTTCCGATGGAAAGGAGGGGCAGCGCCGATGCGCTGGAACGGCCTGGATAACTACGCCACCTTGTTCGCGGACGTCGAATTCTGGACATCCCTCCGAAACTCGATCTTCATGGTGATTGCCATGGTCGTGATACCAACAGTGATCGGCCTACTTCTGGCGGCGCTGCTGACCGAGACAATTGGCAGACGGTTCGGACCGAGGATCGCCAGTTTTCTCCGGGCAACCTACTACCTTCCACAGATCCTGCCGATCGCTGTTGCTGGCTTCATGTGGAGCTGGATCCTGGATCCTTCGAACGGCGCCATCAACAGTTTCCTGCAGTCCATTGGGATGGGAGGGCCGGACTGGCTGGGAAACCCTGATCTTGCCATCTACGCGGTGATGCTAATGCTCGTCTGGCTCCAGATCGGCTACCCTCTGGTCATCTTCATGGCTGCCCTGTCCCGGGTCGATCCCGAGCTGTACGAGGCGGCTGCCCTGGACGGCGCCGGCAAATGGCGTCAGTTCCTCGCTATCTCCGTACCAACCATTCGGCCAGAGATTTTCATTGTGGTCCTGACCGCAACGGTGGCAGCACTAAAAGTCTTTGCCCCCATCCTGATCCTGACCGGAGGTGGACCGGAAGGATCAACCGTCGTTCCGTCCTACTACGCCTACCGAAACTTCTTTGAACTGTCCCAAGTGGGCTACGGTTCGGCGATCTCCACCGTCATGGCCTTGGTCATTTTCGCCATAGCAGCGCTCATGCTGTGGTGGCAGCGCAGGCAGGAAACAATATGA
- a CDS encoding ABC transporter substrate-binding protein yields the protein MGQKSLRLHVCLRPYDEEGKAGSGNWYGIPNVGEYVYFYYNKAKFAKAGITEVPTDLASFESAMDKLKAAGEVPISSSASTSQGFNQMWVWYSLVSAEASRKEIDDFMFIQDKVVFQSGAWKSGTERFQKWIDQGYMGDQLGGLSFEQATVNFLSEKAGMLPWNNGMFARIRKDASFDWGFFIMPGAKLSMGSSGHLWGVPAKSKNKDLAYDWIETTLSPEVQNLIGQKGGLPLAGDINVISDPLTKELTEKFNQVVAADTLSFYPDYPVPGFLDFIQNHMQSMSNKNETASQYLDALQTFYDKGTKD from the coding sequence ATGGGACAAAAAAGTCTCAGGCTCCATGTCTGCCTTCGCCCATACGACGAGGAGGGCAAGGCCGGCTCAGGGAACTGGTACGGAATTCCCAACGTAGGCGAGTACGTGTACTTCTACTACAACAAGGCAAAGTTCGCTAAGGCAGGCATCACGGAGGTGCCCACGGACCTGGCCTCCTTCGAATCAGCCATGGACAAGCTGAAAGCGGCAGGAGAGGTGCCGATTTCCAGCTCAGCCAGCACAAGCCAAGGCTTCAACCAAATGTGGGTCTGGTACTCGCTGGTCTCCGCAGAAGCCAGCCGTAAAGAAATTGACGACTTCATGTTCATCCAAGACAAAGTTGTCTTCCAGTCCGGTGCTTGGAAAAGCGGAACCGAGCGATTCCAAAAGTGGATCGACCAAGGATACATGGGCGACCAGCTCGGTGGTCTGTCATTCGAGCAAGCCACCGTTAACTTCCTTTCGGAAAAGGCTGGCATGCTCCCTTGGAACAACGGCATGTTTGCCCGTATCCGAAAGGATGCTTCCTTCGACTGGGGATTCTTCATCATGCCGGGCGCAAAGCTCTCCATGGGCTCATCCGGACATCTTTGGGGAGTTCCTGCAAAGTCCAAGAACAAAGACCTGGCCTACGACTGGATTGAAACCACGCTCAGCCCGGAAGTTCAGAACCTGATCGGGCAGAAGGGTGGCCTGCCGCTGGCAGGAGACATCAATGTCATCTCAGACCCCCTGACGAAGGAACTCACAGAGAAGTTCAACCAGGTTGTAGCAGCCGACACCCTGTCCTTCTACCCGGACTACCCCGTGCCAGGCTTTCTGGACTTCATCCAGAACCACATGCAGTCGATGTCCAACAAGAACGAAACGGCCTCCCAGTACCTGGACGCTCTCCAGACCTTCTACGACAAGGGCACCAAGGACTAG
- a CDS encoding ABC transporter substrate-binding protein gives MRSITRRQVLGGLGALSVSALALTACSPGQQAGSASSGTGKFTILQYEDPTTPQGQGWQKAVELFKAKHPDLTVDVQQTSFDAFRQNSKILLSGNDVPDVVEFNKGNADGGQLASQGLLEPLDDAVSKFGWDKKVSGSMSAFAHTTRRARPAQGTGTEFPT, from the coding sequence ATGCGATCAATTACCCGACGTCAGGTCCTTGGAGGCCTCGGCGCACTCAGCGTCAGCGCGCTGGCACTGACAGCATGCAGTCCTGGCCAACAGGCTGGATCGGCCAGCAGCGGCACCGGCAAGTTCACGATTCTGCAGTATGAAGATCCGACGACCCCACAGGGTCAAGGCTGGCAGAAGGCGGTCGAACTGTTCAAAGCCAAGCACCCCGACCTCACGGTAGATGTCCAGCAGACCAGCTTCGACGCCTTTCGGCAAAACTCGAAGATTCTCCTCAGCGGTAACGACGTCCCCGATGTCGTTGAGTTCAACAAAGGAAACGCCGACGGCGGCCAGCTCGCTTCGCAAGGGCTGCTCGAGCCACTCGACGACGCGGTGAGCAAGTTTGGATGGGACAAAAAAGTCTCAGGCTCCATGTCTGCCTTCGCCCATACGACGAGGAGGGCAAGGCCGGCTCAGGGAACTGGTACGGAATTCCCAACGTAG